A genomic region of Dreissena polymorpha isolate Duluth1 chromosome 4, UMN_Dpol_1.0, whole genome shotgun sequence contains the following coding sequences:
- the LOC127878231 gene encoding uncharacterized protein LOC127878231, which produces MDTLKENPIPVIDFSKLGLNVSQNACDEDSLKTVGSQIRDAFSKSGFCYLTNYGIQQSEIDHFMSVSKQFFYQKKEEKIKYVRGTERNFGWVAVEREHLNPERPGDLKEAFNYCPSDDPNNWPTPEFQNACQDMFRKCTELSLRVLDALSVGMNLDKSYMRDAHGCIGMGNNATTLRSLYYPPLTPESSVKPGQIRLGEHSDYGTITLLFQDEIGGLEVEIPGYGFVPVTPIPETVVVNIGDLMQRWTSDALVATKHRVLIPEVELKKRLHRQSVAFFVHPYDEFLIKCLDGSDKYEPVTSGDYLKQRFGVTY; this is translated from the coding sequence ATGGACACCCTCAAAGAAAACCCAATACCAGTAATCGACTTCTCGAAGCTTGGGTTGAACGTTTCTCAAAATGCCTGCGATGAAGATTCGTTAAAAACGGTCGGTAGTCAGATTCGAGATGCCTTTAGCAAATCCGGGTTTTGTTATTTAACAAACTATGGTATTCAGCAATCGGAGATTGATCACTTCATGTCAGTGTCGAAGCAATTCTTTTAccaaaaaaaggaagaaaaaattaaatatgttcGCGGCACGGAGCGCAATTTCGGATGGGTTGCCGTCGAGCGCGAACATTTGAATCCAGAGAGACCGGGTGACTTAAAAGAGGCGTTTAATTACTGTCCCTCGGATGACCCAAACAACTGGCCAACACCAGAGTTTCAAAATGCGTGTCAAGACATGTTTAGAAAGTGCACCGAGCTTTCTTTACGTGTTTTGGATGCTTTGTCTGTAGGAATGAATCTAGATAAAAGCTATATGCGAGACGCGCATGGATGTATTGGTATGGGAAACAATGCAACCACACTTCGTAGCCTATATTACCCCCCTTTGACGCCAGAGTCGTCTGTAAAACCGGGCCAGATTCGTTTGGGCGAACACTCCGACTATGGTACGATTACGCTCCTTTTTCAAGATGAAATAGGGGGTCTGGAGGTAGAAATTCCGGGATACGGGTTTGTCCCCGTCACGCCCATACCCGAAACAGTCGTTGTAAACATCGGCGATCTGATGCAAAGGTGGACGTCAGACGCGTTGGTTGCTACAAAGCACCGAGTCCTCATACCGGAAGTAGAATTAAAGAAACGATTACACAGGCAGTCGGTTGCGTTCTTTGTACACCCTTATGACGAATTTCTCATAAAATGTCTGGACGGCTCCGACAAGTATGAACCAGTAACAAGCGGCGACTATCTTAAGCAACGATTTGGCGTCACGTACTAA
- the LOC127878232 gene encoding uncharacterized protein LOC127878232 isoform X1, whose product MANAIPIIDFEQCDLDVETENLKQEHVAQCGKEVKEAFSTVGFCYLKNHGISQEMIDRYMRLSKEFFQRPEDFKEKFARGTALKNFFGWIAFEREKLNPSRPGDLKETFNYHIAFDPDTWPSNDYRDSSRELFLTCIRFTRRVLEVLSVGLGIPRELMTDAHRYLGEGSNPSSLRSLYYPPISEGAVLKPGQIRLGEHTDYGTITLLFQDDIGGLEVEIPGQGFVPAVPIPGTVIVNIGALMQRWTSDKLIATNHRVVVPEVEFKKRSSRQAVAFFIHPDDEYIVKCLDGFDKYEPISSMDYLRQRFDATY is encoded by the coding sequence ATGGCTAACGCGATACCTATTATAGACTTCGAACAATGTGACCTTGATGTCGAGACAGAAAACTTAAAGCAGGAACATGTCGCACAATGTGGCAAAGAGGTTAAAGAGGCTTTCAGTACAGTTGGGTTTTGCTACTTGAAGAATCACGGAATAAGTCAAGAAATGATTGACAGGTATATGCGACTTTCAAAAGAGTTCTTTCAGCGACCTGAAGATTTTAAAGAGAAGTTCGCCAGAGGAACTGCGCTAAAAAACTTCTTCGGCTGGATTGCTTTTGAACGTGAAAAGTTGAATCCATCGCGCCCTGGCGATCTAAAAGAAACATTCAACTATCATATAGCATTTGATCCCGACACCTGGCCTTCAAATGATTACAGAGATTCAAGTCGAGAACTGTTTCTTACGTGTATTCGCTTCACTCGCCGCGTTTTAGAAGTGCTTTCCGTGGGTCTTGGAATTCCTCGGGAGTTGATGACCGATGCCCATCGTTATCTAGGAGAGGGCAGCAACCCTTCTTCCCTCCGCAGTTTGTATTATCCGCCAATTTCCGAAGGCGCGGTACTGAAACCTGGGCAAATAAGACTAGGTGAACACACAGATTACGGTACCATAACGCTGTTGTTCCAAGACGACATCGGTGGACTTGAAGTGGAAATTCCGGGACAGGGATTTGTTCCAGCGGTTCCTATTCCCGGGACTGTTATTGTAAACATCGGTGCTCTTATGCAAAGGTGGACGTCAGATAAACTAATTGCGACCAACCACCGAGTGGTCGTACCTGAAGTTGAGTTCAAGAAACGATCGAGTCGACAAGCTGTGGCATTCTTCATTCATCCAGATGATGAATATATTGTCAAGTGTCTTGATGGCTTCGATAAGTATGAACCGATTTCAAGTATGGACTATCTTCGACAACGCTTCGATGCAACCTATTAG
- the LOC127878232 gene encoding uncharacterized protein LOC127878232 isoform X2, which produces MIDRYMRLSKEFFQRPEDFKEKFARGTALKNFFGWIAFEREKLNPSRPGDLKETFNYHIAFDPDTWPSNDYRDSSRELFLTCIRFTRRVLEVLSVGLGIPRELMTDAHRYLGEGSNPSSLRSLYYPPISEGAVLKPGQIRLGEHTDYGTITLLFQDDIGGLEVEIPGQGFVPAVPIPGTVIVNIGALMQRWTSDKLIATNHRVVVPEVEFKKRSSRQAVAFFIHPDDEYIVKCLDGFDKYEPISSMDYLRQRFDATY; this is translated from the coding sequence GTATATGCGACTTTCAAAAGAGTTCTTTCAGCGACCTGAAGATTTTAAAGAGAAGTTCGCCAGAGGAACTGCGCTAAAAAACTTCTTCGGCTGGATTGCTTTTGAACGTGAAAAGTTGAATCCATCGCGCCCTGGCGATCTAAAAGAAACATTCAACTATCATATAGCATTTGATCCCGACACCTGGCCTTCAAATGATTACAGAGATTCAAGTCGAGAACTGTTTCTTACGTGTATTCGCTTCACTCGCCGCGTTTTAGAAGTGCTTTCCGTGGGTCTTGGAATTCCTCGGGAGTTGATGACCGATGCCCATCGTTATCTAGGAGAGGGCAGCAACCCTTCTTCCCTCCGCAGTTTGTATTATCCGCCAATTTCCGAAGGCGCGGTACTGAAACCTGGGCAAATAAGACTAGGTGAACACACAGATTACGGTACCATAACGCTGTTGTTCCAAGACGACATCGGTGGACTTGAAGTGGAAATTCCGGGACAGGGATTTGTTCCAGCGGTTCCTATTCCCGGGACTGTTATTGTAAACATCGGTGCTCTTATGCAAAGGTGGACGTCAGATAAACTAATTGCGACCAACCACCGAGTGGTCGTACCTGAAGTTGAGTTCAAGAAACGATCGAGTCGACAAGCTGTGGCATTCTTCATTCATCCAGATGATGAATATATTGTCAAGTGTCTTGATGGCTTCGATAAGTATGAACCGATTTCAAGTATGGACTATCTTCGACAACGCTTCGATGCAACCTATTAG
- the LOC127878232 gene encoding uncharacterized protein LOC127878232 isoform X3, giving the protein MIDRYMRLSKEFFQRPEDFKEKFARGTALKNFFGWIAFEREKLNPSRPGDLKETFNYHIAFDPDTWPSNDYRDSSRELFLTCIRFTRRVLEVLSVGLGIPRELMTDAHRYLGEGSNPSSLRSLYYPPISEGAVLKPGQIRLGEHTDYGTITLLFQDDIGGLEVEIPGQGFVPAVPIPGTVIVNIGALMQRWTSDKLIATNHRVVVPEVEFKKRSSRQAVAFFIHPDDEYIVKCLDGFDKYEPISSMDYLRQRFDATY; this is encoded by the coding sequence CTGAAGATTTTAAAGAGAAGTTCGCCAGAGGAACTGCGCTAAAAAACTTCTTCGGCTGGATTGCTTTTGAACGTGAAAAGTTGAATCCATCGCGCCCTGGCGATCTAAAAGAAACATTCAACTATCATATAGCATTTGATCCCGACACCTGGCCTTCAAATGATTACAGAGATTCAAGTCGAGAACTGTTTCTTACGTGTATTCGCTTCACTCGCCGCGTTTTAGAAGTGCTTTCCGTGGGTCTTGGAATTCCTCGGGAGTTGATGACCGATGCCCATCGTTATCTAGGAGAGGGCAGCAACCCTTCTTCCCTCCGCAGTTTGTATTATCCGCCAATTTCCGAAGGCGCGGTACTGAAACCTGGGCAAATAAGACTAGGTGAACACACAGATTACGGTACCATAACGCTGTTGTTCCAAGACGACATCGGTGGACTTGAAGTGGAAATTCCGGGACAGGGATTTGTTCCAGCGGTTCCTATTCCCGGGACTGTTATTGTAAACATCGGTGCTCTTATGCAAAGGTGGACGTCAGATAAACTAATTGCGACCAACCACCGAGTGGTCGTACCTGAAGTTGAGTTCAAGAAACGATCGAGTCGACAAGCTGTGGCATTCTTCATTCATCCAGATGATGAATATATTGTCAAGTGTCTTGATGGCTTCGATAAGTATGAACCGATTTCAAGTATGGACTATCTTCGACAACGCTTCGATGCAACCTATTAG
- the LOC127878233 gene encoding LOW QUALITY PROTEIN: uncharacterized protein LOC127878233 (The sequence of the model RefSeq protein was modified relative to this genomic sequence to represent the inferred CDS: substituted 1 base at 1 genomic stop codon): MEVSKQFFYQTTEEKNKCVRGTERNFGWVAVEREHLNPERPGDLKEAFNYCPSDDLNNWPTPEFXNACQDMFRKCTELSLRVLDALSVGMNLDKSHMRVAHECIGMGNNATTLRSLYYPPLTPESPIKPGQIRLGEHSDYGTITLLFQDEIGGLEVEIPGHGFVPVTPIPETVVVNIGDLMQRWTSDALVATKHRVLIPEVELKKQLHRQSVAFFVHPYDEFLIKCIDGSDKYEPVTSGDYLKQRFGVTY, translated from the coding sequence ATGGAAGTATCGAAGCAATTCTTCTACCAAACAAcggaagaaaaaaataaatgtgttcgCGGCACGGAGCGAAATTTCGGATGGGTGGCCGTCGAGCGCGAACATTTGAATCCAGAGAGACCGGGTGACTTAAAAGAGGCGTTTAATTACTGTCCCTCGGATGACCTAAACAACTGGCCAACACCCGAGTTTTAAAATGCGTGTCAAGACATGTTTAGAAAGTGCACCGAGCTTTCTTTACGTGTTTTGGATGCTTTGTCTGTCGGAATGAATCTAGATAAAAGCCATATGCGAGTCGCGCATGAATGTATTGGTATGGGAAACAATGCAACCACACTTCGAAGTTTATATTACCCCCCTTTGACGCCAGAGTCGCCTATAAAACCTGGCCAGATTCGTTTGGGCGAACACTCCGACTATGGTACGATCACGCTCCTTTTTCAAGATGAAATAGGGGGTCTGGAGGTAGAAATTCCGGGACACGGGTTTGTCCCCGTCACGCCCATACCCGAAACAGTCGTTGTAAACATCGGCGATCTGATGCAAAGGTGGACGTCTGACGCGTTGGTTGCTACCAAGCACCGAGTCCTCATACCGGAAGTAGAATTAAAGAAACAGTTACACAGGCAGTCGGTTGCGTTCTTTGTTCACCCGTATGACGAATTTCTCATAAAATGTATTGACGGCTCCGACAAGTATGAACCAGTTACGAGCGGCGACTATCTTAAGCAACGATTTGGCGTCACGTACTAA